The following DNA comes from Vigna radiata var. radiata cultivar VC1973A chromosome 4, Vradiata_ver6, whole genome shotgun sequence.
TATGCTGTGCTGTCAAAGCTCTTTCTCTCATGGTAGTTTCAGCAAGAGTTTTGAGCTTCTCTAGGGCTAGAGATTCAGAAGCTTTGGCTACTTCTAGCTCTTGCATGACACCTTGCAATCTTTCCTCAGTCATGTCTATTTCaaactcaacttttttaatcTCTTCCTTGGTGGCTGTGACCTCTTGGCTTATGTgctgattttcctttcttgcttcTTCTGTTTCTGTCTTGAGTTTTTCAAGAGTATGAGACAGACTCGTGACTATGGATCTGGCCTTTACTTCTGCAGCAGACACAGCTTCTAATTTAGAATTCGCTCTCAATATCTTTGAATTGAGAACTTGAATTGTTGAATCCGCTTTCCCTTCATTCTTCCTTAATCTGTCTGTTTCAGCAGTGACATGCTTAAGCTCGTTTCTGATGACATCCATAGAGGCCATAAACTGAAAACCTTCTTCTTTAACCAAAGCTAATTCTTTCCTCGCTGCTTCCAATTCTTCTGTTACAGTCTGTAACACTATAGCGTCCTCTGAttcctccacttccctgaaacTTTCTTCCAAGTGCTTCACACTCCCATCTCCTTGAACCCTTTTCTCCATTTCTTTAGCTGACTCCAACTCATTCAGCAAGAGATCAACATCTGATAATGTTACAGCCAATTTAATATCAAGCTCCTTTGACTCATCAATCTCTTCAGTGGCATCTTTCAACTTTTTCCTTGCGCTTTCCAATTTGATAGAAAATTCTTTTGCTTCCTGTTCTCTCAGGGCTTCAATATCTGCCAGTTCTTTCAAAGCCTCAATCCTTGCCAGTTCAGCAAGTACTTGTTCCTCATTGGCCTCCTCAATCTCCTTTCTCAGTTCTTCTGCAGTTGTTAAACACGACAGCATCTTCGAGTTTGACGCTTCGATTTCCTTCTCTGCACGCGATTTTTCTTCCAATATAGAAGCCACATCAAGCTTAAGCTTGAACAATTCCTTCTTGAGATATTCCAACTCTCTCATGACCTCTTCATACTCATAATTCTCATTCCTCTTTGCAACAACCATAACCCCATGTTGTtccttctccctcttctttAGCCTTTCTACATCTCTCCTTTGTGTTTTTGCATTGAAACTTGACTCCTCAATCATACAAGAAAGATGTTTCACTGTCTTTTTCGCATTCGAAAGCTCAGATTCCGCACGCGCTTTTGCAGACTCTGCCGTCCATTTACTCTCTTTGTACCTCCCAATATCCCATTTTGCTCTTTGGAGTTCCCTTGTTCTTGAAGAGGGCCTCTGAGAATCACgtgaatgaaaaatgaaagaaaataaacaaagattTAACCGGAGAATGCCTCAATAATTCACAAATTTCAAGCTTCTGTTCTCTGGAGCTGAACATACCTTATCATCATAGAAGTTAACAGCAGCTTTAACTGATCCAACACTACTGCTACCAAGCTCTGCACCATCCATCTGCTATTCCCAAGGTATTAGCGAATTTTGCCAACGCTATATGCTTAATTCAGATGATCATAACTGTTCATTTTCAGTTCATAATTTAAGAAACACcaacataaaacaaattcttCCTGTTACCAAAACCAGGAGTCACTATGTGACATGTAAACAGCAATACAGAAAAATATAACGAAGGAAGAAAGTGCAGCATACCTGAGGCTGTGCTTGTTGGTTGGTTTGgtgaaaaactaaaatgtaaGGCAAATGTTGTGGCTGAGAATTCTGGGCTCAAATGGCCAAACCAAAGATCGTGAGTAACAAGACGATGGAGGGAGTATCGATGACTGGCTGGTATTGGAATTGGACACATCGCTTCTGGTCGCTTTCTTGTTTCTTTATAGATTTTTTCTGGTTACATTTTCAGGTCTGGGACCACGaacttttcatctttttatcaATTACAATTACTTGGTTAAGAATAGTTAAACTTTTGAAGTATGTCTTTTTAGGacaacttatttatatattaagtttatttttgatgaagataaaatttaaatgaaagcCGTCGAAGACATTCAACAACATTGAAGGTGAACAAAACAACAATCTGAAACGAAACAGTTTTACTTTTTGTCATAGCTTTGGAATGTCCTTGTAGCAATCAATCACACCCACACTTTCTAAAGTTGTTTCTTTCTGTATACTAAACAAGTGTATATAAAAGCCTTGCCACAATAAATCATTGGCCAAGTATTGGCCACATCTTCAAATGCCACACCATCAAACTTGGTCAAGATCAATATTTTAAGGTAGCTTGTCCCATCCAACACAACACGTTTAGTATTATTGGAATAAATTGGGTATCATCTAATTATTTATGGTAGTTTAGTAACCttagtatatataaataatactatatactaagtttataaacaaaaatctaCAATAGAAATGGTAAATGACTTTATACGTAGTTCAGAGAATGACCACTTGTTAGGATCGACAAACTAGTCTTTCTTTTTAAACTACAGTATATTGACACCAACAAAATATTCTGTGAGAAATAAATGCCATAATTGTCATGGTTCTGAACTTTTAATCTGTACAATGATAGATTATTATTTTCGTATATACAGAACATATGTTTGGTTAATCATTATTTCTTAGgaaattaattcaatattttatctaGAAAGGTTAAGCAAACAGATAATGTATGTATTATAAGTTTCTTTAACGTTAGAATTTGaaatatcaatcaatttatttatttattttttatttatttatttttatttttttaattttttttatcagttcaCGCTTACGCTGGTTgagcaaaataaaaagaaaaataaacacgtGAGATTTCGGCGCGGTAGCACAGTGTTGAAAGTTGAAAGCAGGACACGATCTGAGTCACAGTGTGGTGTTCAATTGAATGGCCTCAGATCAGAGAGTGAGCGATTGAGAGAGGGTTTTGATCTGAGGAATTGGGAAGAAGGAGAAAATGGACGTGGAAAGATCGTCGCTGTGCAATTGCGTGGTGAACTTTCTGTTGGAGGAGAATTACGTTCTCACGGCATTCGAGCTTCTTCACGAGCTTCTCGACGACGGCCGAGACGACCAAGCCATTCGCCTCAAACAGTACTTCTCCGATCCCTCTCTCTTCCCTCCCGATCTCATCTCTCGCCTCAGCTCTCTCCGAGGTTGTTTTTCGCTCTTTTCAATTTGCTCTAAATGAATTCTGTAAGGCACACACCTTCACTGCTGCAATTTACGTTTTCTGATTGCCGGCTCGTTCTGCTGCTGGTAAACTATAGGaatatgtatgtgtgtatgcACGTATGGATGGATTATTATCTCATTCTAGTGAATGATATGTCTTTTGTGCTTGTGGAATTTTTCGAGAGTTAGAATAGATCTTTAAAACTGAAAACAATGATATGCGTGGTTGATTAGAAGAGAGTTTTAATTTGGAATTGAGGAAACAGAAGTAGAGGTCAAGAATAATTGCGGTCTTTTTTGTGGGAGATTAGAATACTAATTAAGTCATTCTCGAGTACATGTGACATTTAGGTATGGATTAAATTGGTATATCGAATGTACCGGTTCATTTTATGCGAAATACACTTTTGATTTCGTTAATATGGACTTTGGTTTTGTCTATTGTGCAATATACGGGGAGTTGAGCTCCGTAAAGCATATATATTCTATCCATTACTTATGAGCTATGATATACTGTCTTCTTGATTTTCATTCTTGCAATGCAGTGGCTGATGCTCAAACTTTGTTGGAAGAGAAAGAAGCAGCAGTAGAAAAGTTAGCTATCAGTGATTATGAATTGCGTTTGGCTCAAGAAGACATCTTAAAACTCAGGAGTGAGTTGCAGAAGAAGGCAGAAAACCTTAATGAACtaaatggtattttttttttcttttcaagatattgattatttttaagttttgttatTGAACTGGCCTTCAATGTCATACATTCCTTACATTAAAATATGTATGATTCTGTTGGTTGCCTTTACTTATGACAGTTTTTTGACTTCTCACCATCTTCCACTAATAACACGATTTGGCATGGAGAGAGTATTCAATGAAGTtacttaaaaatttgttttcatattgTGTAAGAAATGGTAGTCTGCATTCAAAAGGTTGTAGATGACAAGTGGAACAAAGAATAGTGGGCTGGTGCAAGTTTTGGAAGAACTAATGAAGTTATCGCAAGACTGAGTGACTTGCAGTTACCTACATTTAAATCTGTTGCAAATAATACTGCTACATTACTGAGTAtcaattctaatttaatttttgttaatatctTCTCAAAATCAATATTTTGCAGAAACAAACCCATTTATAGTTTGTTGACACCCACTACATTTAGTCTTATAAGGCAATTTGGCTTTGTAGGAGATATCTTGCACGCTACATCCAGCTCTTCTTTATTTCTCCTCTTTTGtaaattcttcttttttgttaaaatatagtATAGCTCGAAATACTTGAgattttctcttaatttattcttcaatgcttttcttttttgaagCAGCTGCTACATTAAGTGGAGATGTTTCAGTGAATGGTGGGCAGAAAAttgaacaaaagaagaaatctTTCTTCACCGATTTGGGTCCATTAAAAGAAACAGAACGTCAAGATCTTAACTGTGCTGTAAAGGAGTATTTGCTTTTAGCTGGATACCGTCTTACTGCAATGACATTTTATGAAGAGGTTGGCATTATCTTGCCCCCCTCTGTGATTTTGTGATTCCCCcaatatgttttttcttgttttcttttcgtAGGATTTCAGTTTTGGACATTTTTGGTTTGTAATTGGGAAATAAAGTGGTGGCACTGGCAGCAACGGTAGTTGCTTTGTTATGGACCATGAGGCATGAGGAATTAGTCTCAGTCACATCATGAATTAAAATGATGGTTCTACACTAAACTTTTCCTATTAAACTTAACCAACGGGTATAAAAATCAGAGGGCAGCAGTCTTATCCATATGCTATATAAGGGAATAAAATGAAACCCATAAGTAACTTGAAGCGACTAGCTAGATGAGGTTGCAATTTCATTGAGATTTATGGGtcctgttttattttctttcggTTTTATGATggaatatttttgtcattttatctCCTTTTCATTGAATATCCTGCTTTATCTGTGCTGTTTCCCCCAAGAAACTAAAACGGAAGCTAAAGGAGatttgtgttcttttttttatgttccttCAAGATGTGTCCAACAATAATGTGTTATGATATATTCCTTCAAAGACTTAATggcaaagaagaagagagatttGGAATAATAATATAGGATTGatattgtgtgtgtgtgtgtggtatATGTCAAAGATCTTGTTGAATTTAGAGAGggaagaaggagaaagaaagaagatgtTTTATAGGGTACTCAACGAgaatttctaattatatttgGTGGACATGTTTATGAAAAGTCAGTATGCCACATTTTGTTTGCCTGGGCATTTCTTAGGCCTAACTTTAGCACTAATTTAATCTGCTGTAACTGTTGCTGTAGGTTACAGATCAGGATTTGGACAATTGGCACAACACACCAGCATCTGTACCTGATGCCTTACGGcattattattatcactatCTTTCATCAACATCAGAGGCTGCTgaggtaa
Coding sequences within:
- the LOC106758093 gene encoding protein PLASTID MOVEMENT IMPAIRED 2, with protein sequence MDGAELGSSSVGSVKAAVNFYDDKRPSSRTRELQRAKWDIGRYKESKWTAESAKARAESELSNAKKTVKHLSCMIEESSFNAKTQRRDVERLKKREKEQHGVMVVAKRNENYEYEEVMRELEYLKKELFKLKLDVASILEEKSRAEKEIEASNSKMLSCLTTAEELRKEIEEANEEQVLAELARIEALKELADIEALREQEAKEFSIKLESARKKLKDATEEIDESKELDIKLAVTLSDVDLLLNELESAKEMEKRVQGDGSVKHLEESFREVEESEDAIVLQTVTEELEAARKELALVKEEGFQFMASMDVIRNELKHVTAETDRLRKNEGKADSTIQVLNSKILRANSKLEAVSAAEVKARSIVTSLSHTLEKLKTETEEARKENQHISQEVTATKEEIKKVEFEIDMTEERLQGVMQELEVAKASESLALEKLKTLAETTMRERALTAQHSSLITISKFEYEYLKNHAASAEEVADKKVAAAEAWIVALKASEKEILMETKIAQRELKETKLEQELKVYTKERLVSRRVSNEEFENWSRKREKSSSKNFPRAMSRKSIKLNGTITPARGTKFQKNPSPAVRLISPFTIKKRKKVIPNLTKFFRRKRNSRNT